A region of Flavobacterium indicum GPTSA100-9 = DSM 17447 DNA encodes the following proteins:
- a CDS encoding tyrosine-type recombinase/integrase encodes MRTNFQAYCDYLEKEKKYSKHTLKAYSDDVLLFESFLNDFDSECSLEKVKYTQIRSWIVFLSDSGLLATSINRKISSLKSFYKFLLKTRQIHENPFLKHKSLKVAKKIQIPFSENEIDQLFDVYFLDDDFESVRNRLIVELFYTTGIRRAELILLKNSSVDFFSKTIKVLGKRNKERIVPLLTSTIELLKLYMSKREKLEEVKEVDLLILSKKGNKISETFVYRLINDYFSSVSEKVKKSPHVLRHTFATHLLNNGADLNSVKELLGHASLSSTQIYTHSSLSELKKIYQDAHPRSK; translated from the coding sequence ATGCGTACAAATTTTCAAGCCTATTGTGATTATTTAGAAAAAGAAAAAAAATATTCTAAACATACATTAAAAGCATATAGTGATGATGTTTTACTTTTTGAATCTTTTTTGAATGATTTTGATTCTGAATGTTCTCTTGAAAAAGTAAAATATACTCAAATTCGTTCATGGATTGTTTTTTTGTCTGATTCTGGTTTATTGGCTACTTCAATTAATAGAAAAATATCTTCTTTAAAATCGTTTTATAAATTTTTGCTTAAAACAAGACAGATTCATGAAAATCCTTTTTTAAAACATAAATCTTTAAAAGTGGCTAAAAAAATACAAATTCCTTTTTCTGAAAATGAAATTGACCAATTATTTGATGTGTATTTTTTGGATGATGATTTTGAATCGGTCAGAAATCGATTGATTGTTGAGTTGTTTTACACAACTGGTATACGAAGAGCGGAATTAATTCTGCTTAAAAATAGTTCCGTTGATTTTTTTTCAAAAACCATCAAAGTGCTTGGAAAGAGAAATAAAGAAAGGATTGTTCCGTTGCTTACTTCAACTATTGAATTGTTAAAGTTGTATATGTCTAAAAGAGAGAAACTTGAGGAAGTCAAAGAGGTTGATTTGTTAATTTTGTCAAAAAAAGGAAATAAAATAAGTGAAACATTTGTTTATCGTTTGATAAATGATTACTTTAGTAGTGTATCAGAAAAGGTAAAAAAAAGCCCTCACGTTCTTAGGCATACATTTGCAACACATTTGTTGAATAATGGTGCTGATTTAAATTCTGTAAAAGAACTACTTGGTCACGCAAGTTTGTCGTCAACTCAGATTTATACTCATAGTAGCTTGTCTGAATTAAAAAAAATATATCAAGACGCCCATCCGAGAAGCAAGTAG
- the rpsU gene encoding 30S ribosomal protein S21, protein MLIIPIKDGENIDRALKRYKRKFDKTGTVRQLRARQAFTKPSVTRRAEIQKAQYIQKLRDSFEG, encoded by the coding sequence TAATTATACCAATTAAAGACGGAGAAAATATCGATAGAGCATTAAAGCGCTATAAAAGAAAATTTGACAAAACTGGAACTGTTCGTCAGTTAAGAGCACGTCAAGCGTTCACTAAACCGTCAGTTACGAGAAGAGCTGAAATTCAAAAAGCACAGTACATCCAAAAATTAAGAGATTCTTTCGAAGGATAG